Within Mycoplasmopsis verecunda, the genomic segment TCTTCCTAATCCTATTTGATTACTATAACCTTTTCCATATCCATTTGATGTGGCTATCGAAATATATGTATGGTCTTTTCTTTTATGTTTTATGACTATAAATTTACTTTCCATACTCCTATTTTATCATATTATACAAGTAATACAAGTAAAAAAATGAATAATTTATGGGATATGAAAATTCCATATACCAAAGGTATATGAAATCTTATTTAATTTCTAAAATCAATATTTTGAGTCCGTAACTTGGAAACTCAGGAGAAATAATAATGTTTACCCTAAGTTTCCAAGTTATAACGGAATAAAAACGAACATTTCTACCGTATAGACTTGTTCGTTTTTTCATGCTCTAAATTACTTGTACAAATTTATTAAATATCGTTTTTATTAGTTCAAAATCTTGTATTAATGAATTATTTTCACTATTTTTTATGTAAATTTCGTCTACAACATTACCATCTACAACTTTTACAAATTTTTGTGCAGATTTTATCGCTTCTATTGTTCTTTTATTTGTAAATTTATCTATAACACCATAATCATTTAATGATTTATTTATTGTATACAGCAAATATTTGAAAATAACTAATGAAATAAAACATAACAAGAAATGTCCATTTATATGTGCATCAGTTCATACATACATAGGTCTTAACTTCAAGTGAATTTTTTAAAGTTCTAAAGTTTTCTTCTGATTTGTCATTGCTTTGCATAAATTTCCACTATCTCTTGTGCTGATAAATCTCTTCTTGATGTTTCATAAATATAAAATCCATCAAATTGTTTATCTTCATTTAGCTTGATTAAATCTAATTCGTATCGTGCATCACCATTTCTTTTAAAGAATCTATATTTTTTGTGGCCTAATAACTTTGAACCTTCTACATAACCATCTTTATTTTTTAATTTATTGAAATTATTAATCAATATATCTCTATCAGCTTTATCTTTTAAAGCTCGTTTCCTGCTATATGTTATGATTTTTTCTTCTCTGATGACCATTAGGTCTCTTTTGTTATATAAAGATGCTACTGTTTGTTCCTTATATTTAAATTCTTCAGTTCCTATATAATCAGTTTCGTTTAAAACATATTCTTTAAAATCTTTTGGACCTGATTTTAATCTGTATGAAATAACATAATCTATACCTTTTTGTTCTAAAAATCTTAAATTTGCAGTTACAGACATTCCTTTGTCAGCAACTATTGTTACATTTTTTATGTTATAAATTTTGCTCATTTCTATTACAAAAAGGAATAAATGTTTTTGAATCTGTTGTATTACCTTTAAAATAATTTGTAATGAATCGGAATCCCATTTTCATCTGTTGCTAAACCAATAACAACTTAATTTTTCTTTAAATTTACCATCTTTTGAATAACCAGGATATCTCAAACCTGTTCTTCTAAAACTTTCAAAATAAGCTGTTGAAGAATCATAAAAAACTAATTCAATATTTCTAGATGTATTCTTTGTTATTTTTTCGTTTAATTGTTTAAGAATTTTGCTTTCATTGTTGTTCAAAATATCA encodes:
- a CDS encoding IS1634 family transposase, whose translation is MESKFIVIKHKRKDHTYISIATSNGYGKGYSNQIGLGRLEKLQELNSESINVIKNSIKNLSISESKDKIKQAIMFDLNSSKSETYNINYGINLLYDLIDKFEIFSALPKTRHKDLNRLLKYTVSSRILNADSLISTYKNKFQYENTPDYKKSSYYTLLDILNNNESKILKQLNEKITKNTSRNIELVFYDSSTAYFESFRRTGLRYPGYSKDGKFKEKLSCYWFSNRWKWDSDSLQIILKVIQQIQKHLFLFVIEMSKIYNIKNVTIVADKGMSVTANLRFLEQKGIDYVISYRLKSGPKDFKEYVLNETDYIGTEEFKYKEQTVASLYNKRDLMVIREEKIITYSRKRALKDKADRDILINNFNKLKNKDGYVEGSKLLGHKKYRFFKRNGDARYELDLIKLNEDKQFDGFYIYETSRRDLSAQEIVEIYAKQWQIRRKL